A single region of the Pseudomonas granadensis genome encodes:
- a CDS encoding alpha/beta hydrolase, translating to MSPIFEEVRLSLPHIELAAHLFGPEDGLPVIALHGWLDNANSFARLAPRLKGLRIIALDMAGHGHSGHRPNGAGYALWDYAHDVLQVAEQLGWKRFGLLGHSMGAIVSLVLAGSLPERISHLALIDGVIPPTDKGENAAERMGMALQAQLDLRDKRKPVYPTLDRAIEARMKGLVAVSREAAELLAQRGLMPVPGGYTWRTDNRLTLPSPLRLTQEQALAFVARIACPAQLVVAAEGMLAKHPELLERLPFSREQLAGGHHLHLNDEAGADLVADCFNRFFAIP from the coding sequence ATGAGCCCGATCTTCGAAGAAGTGCGCCTGAGCCTGCCGCATATCGAGCTGGCCGCGCATTTGTTCGGTCCTGAGGACGGCTTGCCGGTCATTGCCCTGCATGGCTGGCTCGACAACGCCAACAGCTTTGCGCGTCTGGCACCCAGGCTCAAGGGATTGCGCATCATCGCGCTGGACATGGCCGGGCACGGTCACTCCGGGCACCGGCCGAACGGTGCCGGATATGCGCTGTGGGATTACGCCCACGATGTGCTGCAGGTCGCTGAGCAATTGGGCTGGAAGCGTTTCGGCCTGCTCGGGCATTCCATGGGCGCAATCGTCTCGCTGGTGTTGGCTGGCTCATTACCGGAGCGCATCAGCCATCTGGCGCTGATCGACGGTGTGATTCCGCCTACAGACAAAGGCGAAAATGCTGCCGAACGCATGGGCATGGCCCTGCAAGCGCAGCTGGATCTGCGTGACAAGCGCAAACCGGTCTATCCGACCCTCGACCGCGCCATCGAAGCGCGCATGAAAGGGCTGGTAGCCGTGAGTCGGGAGGCGGCCGAGCTGCTGGCCCAGCGCGGCCTGATGCCGGTGCCCGGCGGTTACACGTGGCGCACCGACAATCGCCTGACTTTGCCCTCGCCATTACGCCTGACCCAGGAACAGGCGCTGGCTTTTGTCGCGCGCATCGCTTGTCCGGCGCAGTTGGTCGTGGCGGCCGAGGGGATGCTGGCCAAACATCCTGAGCTGTTGGAGCGTCTGCCCTTTAGCCGGGAACAGTTGGCGGGCGG
- a CDS encoding alpha/beta fold hydrolase, whose amino-acid sequence MSQPIFFAHANGFPSGTYGKLFAALAPEYRVAHLEQHAHDPRFPADDNWYNLVDELIHHLQQQDQPVWGVGHSFGGVLHLHAALRCPELYRGVVMLDSPVLTRTDQWVIRAAKRFGFIDRLTPAGRTLGRREEFADLDSARSYFAGKTLFRGFDPECFDAYLHHGLHKVGDKLRLRFDPATEISIYRGVPHTSPAHTRQLQVPLAVVRGHKSRVVMRHHTRFVSRLAQGEALSMPGGHMFPLERPQDTARLLKTLFSRWQTRQDKDCA is encoded by the coding sequence ATGTCGCAACCGATCTTCTTCGCCCACGCCAACGGCTTCCCTTCGGGCACCTATGGCAAGTTGTTCGCGGCGCTGGCGCCGGAATATCGGGTAGCGCATCTGGAACAGCATGCCCACGACCCGCGTTTTCCCGCAGACGACAACTGGTACAACCTCGTCGACGAACTCATCCATCACTTGCAGCAACAGGATCAGCCAGTGTGGGGCGTCGGCCATTCGTTTGGCGGTGTGCTGCACCTGCACGCGGCGCTGCGTTGCCCCGAGTTGTATCGCGGTGTGGTGATGCTCGATTCGCCGGTGCTGACCCGCACCGATCAATGGGTCATCCGTGCGGCCAAGCGCTTTGGTTTTATCGACCGCTTGACGCCCGCCGGACGCACATTGGGCCGGCGCGAAGAGTTCGCCGACCTCGACAGCGCGCGCAGTTATTTTGCCGGCAAGACACTGTTTCGCGGTTTTGACCCGGAATGCTTCGACGCCTACCTGCACCACGGTTTGCACAAGGTCGGCGACAAATTGCGCCTGCGTTTCGATCCGGCCACCGAAATCAGCATCTATCGCGGCGTGCCGCACACCAGTCCCGCTCATACCCGGCAATTGCAGGTGCCGCTGGCGGTGGTGCGCGGGCACAAGAGCCGCGTGGTGATGCGTCATCACACCCGTTTCGTTTCGCGCCTGGCCCAGGGCGAGGCGTTGAGCATGCCCGGCGGGCACATGTTCCCGCTCGAACGCCCGCAGGATACGGCACGCTTGTTGAAGACCCTGTTCAGCCGCTGGCAAACCCGTCAGGACAAGGACTGCGCATGA
- a CDS encoding hotdog fold thioesterase yields the protein MSVWRTTPNIEQLNAIQKNTIGELLDIRFEAFDDDSLTASMVIDHRTHQPYGLLHGGASVVLAETVGSMASYLCIDASKFNCVGLEINANHLRGLRSGRVTAVARPIHIGRTTHVWDIRLTSDEGKASCVSRLTMAVVPLGEQPPLR from the coding sequence ATGAGCGTGTGGCGTACCACTCCGAATATCGAGCAGTTGAACGCGATTCAGAAAAACACCATCGGCGAACTGCTCGACATTCGTTTCGAGGCGTTCGATGACGACTCGCTGACGGCGAGCATGGTCATCGACCATCGCACCCATCAGCCCTACGGCTTGCTGCACGGCGGCGCCTCGGTCGTATTGGCGGAAACGGTCGGTTCGATGGCCAGTTATCTGTGCATCGATGCGAGCAAATTTAATTGCGTGGGGCTTGAGATCAACGCCAACCACTTGCGCGGCTTGCGCAGTGGCCGGGTGACGGCAGTGGCCAGGCCGATCCATATTGGCCGCACCACGCATGTCTGGGACATCCGCCTGACCAGCGATGAGGGCAAGGCCAGTTGTGTGTCGCGTCTGACCATGGCGGTGGTGCCGTTGGGCGAGCAGCCGCCGCTGCGTTGA